A window of the Oncorhynchus kisutch isolate 150728-3 linkage group LG12, Okis_V2, whole genome shotgun sequence genome harbors these coding sequences:
- the LOC109900426 gene encoding GATA zinc finger domain-containing protein 14, whose product MFPHNNLSCCYDDNSCSYNNHNCSNNNHICSANNHSWSHNNHRCSHINHNFSHNNHSCSHNNHSCSHNYLSCSYNNHNCSNNNLSCSQNNHSCFHNNHSGPNNNHTCSYNNHSCCLHNNSCGYNKHNCSNNNHSSFPNNHSCSHNNHRFSHNNHSCSHNNHSCSLYNHSCSTISHSCSHNNHSFSHNNHICSNNNNSYSNNNHSCSNNNHSCSHNNHSCCYDNNSCGYNNSNCSNNNHSCSPNNHSWSHNNHSFSHNNHSFSHNNHSCSHNNHSCPHHNHSCTHHNHSCCTNSNSCSHNDHNFSHNNHIFSHNNPSCSNNNHSCSNNNYSCSNNNHSCSNNNHICSPNNHSCSHNNPSCFHNNHSCCYDNNSCSHNYHSCSHINHSCSHNNLSCSHNNHSYSNNNHCCSDHSYNWFLNYYQNSCPSTTRG is encoded by the coding sequence atgTTCCCTCATAACAACCTCAGCTGCTGCTACGACGACAACAGCTGCAGCTACAACAACCATaactgctccaacaacaaccacatctGCTCCGCTAACAACCACAGCTGgtctcacaacaaccacagatgcTCCCACATCAACCACAATTTctctcacaacaaccacagctgctcccacaacaaccacagctgctctcaCAACTACCTTAGCTGCTCCTACAACAACCATaactgctccaacaacaacctcAGCTGCTCCCAAAACAACCATAGCTGctttcacaacaaccacagcggccccaacaacaaccacacctgctcctacaacaaccacagctgctgctTACACAACAACAGCTGCGGCTATAACAAACATaactgctccaacaacaaccacagcagcttCCCTAACAACCACAGTTGCTCCCACAACAATCACAggttctcccacaacaaccacagttgctcccacaacaaccacagctgctccctcTACAACCACAGCTGTTCTACAATCagccacagctgctcccacaacaaccacagcttctcccacaacaaccacatctgctccaacaacaacaacagctactctaacaacaaccacagctgctctaacaacaaccacagctgctcccacaacaaccacagctgctgctaTGACAACAACAGCTGCGGATATAACAACTCTaactgctccaacaacaaccacagctgctcccctaacaaccacagctggtctcacaacaaccacagtttctcccacaacaaccacagtttctctcacaacaaccacagctgctcccacaacaaccacagttgccCCCACCACAACCACAGCTGCACCCATCACAACCACAGCTGTTGCACAAACAGCAACAGCTGCTCCCATAATGACCACaacttctcccacaacaaccacatcttctcccacaacaaccctagctgctccaacaacaaccacagctgctccaacaacaactacagctgctccaacaacaaccacagctgctccaacaacaaccacatctgctcccctaacaaccacagctgctcccacaacaatcCTAGctgcttccacaacaaccacagctgctgctacGACAACAACAGCTGCTCCCATAActaccacagctgctcccacatcaaccacagctgctcccacaacaaccttagctgctcccacaacaaccacagctactccaacaacaaccactgtTGCTCTGACCACAGTTACAACTGGTTCCTCAACTACTATCAGAACAGCTGCCCCTCCACCACCAGAGGTTAA